A stretch of the Syntrophorhabdus sp. genome encodes the following:
- a CDS encoding ferritin family protein — MNIFSTGDILQFAVRIEEDGEMFYHKAALNATDKEVRDLFNYLADEEIRHKRIFQEMLSGIETNPQAESFSGEYGAYLRDYVDGKAVFTKDARGEAMSDGLDAASALHFAMGREADSILYYHEAKQFVDEKHYAAIDRIIQEERKHFHKLAQMKKKYT, encoded by the coding sequence ATGAATATCTTCAGCACAGGCGACATACTTCAATTCGCTGTCCGGATCGAGGAAGACGGCGAGATGTTCTACCACAAGGCGGCTCTCAACGCCACGGACAAGGAAGTGAGAGACCTTTTCAACTATCTTGCCGACGAAGAGATCCGGCACAAAAGGATCTTTCAGGAAATGCTCTCGGGCATCGAGACGAACCCCCAGGCCGAGAGTTTCAGCGGCGAGTACGGGGCTTATTTGCGGGACTATGTCGACGGCAAGGCGGTATTCACAAAGGATGCCCGTGGCGAGGCAATGTCGGACGGTCTCGACGCAGCTTCGGCGCTCCACTTTGCCATGGGACGCGAGGCCGATTCGATCCTCTACTACCATGAGGCAAAACAGTTCGTCGACGAAAAGCACTACGCCGCGATCGACAGGATCATACAGGAAGAACGCAAACACTTCCACAAACTGGCGCAGATGAAGAAGAAATACACGTAG